One segment of Arthrobacter sp. MMS18-M83 DNA contains the following:
- the mptB gene encoding polyprenol phosphomannose-dependent alpha 1,6 mannosyltransferase MptB codes for MTHPEALGGSNAPVHGTVIAKAARTAILQGFIGSLLMVAGSVGVGWLASSSALIRTPLFIMARTSPAGVILCTVMLCLGALLLLRSWLRIAQRIGGWNPSARRVLRRALWMWTLPLMLALPLFSRDAYAYIGQGRLMEQGLDPYTNGISALSNYFSLGPDKMWTEAPTPYGPLWLWIEQGAVWVSAGIPELALIPFRLAALGGVLLLTIYVPRLAARYGVNPDRALWLGVLNPVLLINFIASAHNDSLMLGLAVAGLYYTSVKRPVLGIVLITASIAIKPITLIALPFAGLVWAGSRAGWGRRMFCWTATLGLSLGLLAAAGFVNGLGFGWLGALQTPGAVWIWYAPVGLLAHTAGSVVGLFGGSGVPVTDVIQTIGTAVSALAIVWLAVRTPGRGIGMPAPIDDEPGFNKTVLRRMAWAFAAVVVLAPVIQPWYMVWLLVFFTVTGIADGPQLRTVFYLTAFFTLIALTDQLSVFQWIPIEVVRGVAIAIAVSFIAYLVFFDKKTHVLFRPRRGTLKLKLKPKS; via the coding sequence TTGACTCATCCAGAGGCGCTTGGCGGCTCCAACGCCCCGGTGCACGGCACAGTTATTGCCAAGGCGGCAAGGACGGCGATCCTTCAAGGATTCATCGGGTCTTTGCTCATGGTGGCTGGGTCGGTAGGTGTCGGCTGGCTGGCCAGCAGCAGCGCCTTGATCCGCACCCCACTCTTCATCATGGCCAGGACTTCTCCGGCAGGCGTGATTCTGTGCACTGTGATGCTCTGCCTTGGCGCACTCCTGCTCCTGCGTTCATGGCTGCGCATTGCCCAGCGGATCGGCGGCTGGAACCCCTCCGCGCGTCGTGTCCTCCGGCGTGCATTGTGGATGTGGACGCTGCCACTGATGCTCGCGCTGCCCCTGTTCAGCAGGGACGCCTATGCCTATATCGGCCAGGGCCGTCTGATGGAGCAGGGCCTGGATCCTTACACCAACGGCATCTCTGCCCTGAGCAACTACTTTTCCCTCGGACCCGACAAAATGTGGACCGAGGCTCCCACGCCATACGGTCCGCTCTGGCTGTGGATTGAACAGGGAGCCGTGTGGGTGAGCGCAGGCATCCCCGAACTTGCCCTGATTCCCTTCAGGCTGGCAGCACTCGGCGGGGTCTTACTGCTCACCATCTACGTTCCCCGATTGGCCGCACGCTATGGAGTGAACCCGGACAGGGCGCTTTGGCTTGGGGTTCTCAACCCGGTTCTCCTCATCAACTTCATCGCGAGCGCGCACAATGACTCCTTGATGTTGGGCCTGGCCGTTGCCGGGCTGTACTACACCTCGGTCAAACGGCCCGTGCTCGGAATCGTGCTGATCACCGCTTCGATCGCCATCAAGCCAATTACTTTGATTGCTTTGCCGTTTGCTGGCCTGGTGTGGGCCGGGTCCCGTGCCGGGTGGGGCCGCAGGATGTTCTGCTGGACGGCCACGTTGGGCTTATCCCTAGGGCTACTGGCCGCCGCAGGATTCGTCAACGGACTGGGATTCGGTTGGCTCGGTGCGCTGCAGACTCCCGGTGCCGTCTGGATATGGTACGCGCCGGTGGGCCTGCTGGCCCATACGGCAGGCTCCGTGGTCGGACTTTTCGGCGGTTCCGGCGTCCCCGTGACGGACGTCATCCAGACCATCGGAACGGCGGTCTCGGCGCTTGCTATCGTCTGGCTTGCCGTCCGCACGCCTGGCCGTGGAATCGGCATGCCCGCGCCGATCGACGACGAACCTGGGTTCAACAAGACCGTGCTTCGGAGGATGGCGTGGGCCTTCGCCGCCGTCGTCGTCCTGGCGCCGGTGATTCAGCCCTGGTACATGGTCTGGTTGCTCGTGTTCTTTACCGTGACGGGAATCGCGGACGGGCCCCAGCTTCGGACGGTCTTCTATTTGACGGCGTTCTTCACCCTCATCGCACTGACGGACCAATTGAGCGTCTTCCAATGGATCCCCATTGAGGTGGTGCGCGGAGTGGCCATCGCCATCGCGGTCTCGTTCATCGCCTATCTG